One Beggiatoa leptomitoformis DNA segment encodes these proteins:
- a CDS encoding HAD family hydrolase, whose amino-acid sequence MPIRAICFDLDDTLWPIDPVIKRAEKSLFAWLRQHYPHIPKQFSINELAKRRQKLLETQPDLHYNLGLLRKLGLAQAAVEVGYQAEMAEIAFEVFQTARHQVTFYKDVLPVLKRLQGRYILGTLTNGSADIHRVGLGDIMNFSLMASDVNAAKPHPALFEAACQRANASPEEVIHVGDDEECDIAGALAIGMKAVWINRSYKSPSGKYHPHAIISNLVELERLLIEWE is encoded by the coding sequence ATGCCTATACGCGCCATTTGCTTTGATTTAGACGACACTTTGTGGCCTATTGACCCTGTTATAAAACGGGCTGAAAAGTCACTGTTTGCTTGGTTACGCCAACATTATCCGCACATTCCCAAACAATTCAGTATTAATGAACTCGCCAAACGACGACAAAAACTATTAGAAACGCAACCTGATTTACACTATAACCTAGGACTCTTAAGAAAATTAGGACTTGCACAAGCGGCTGTCGAAGTAGGTTATCAAGCAGAAATGGCAGAAATAGCGTTTGAAGTTTTCCAAACAGCACGCCATCAAGTAACCTTTTACAAAGACGTTCTACCCGTTCTAAAACGACTACAAGGACGGTATATTCTCGGCACATTAACCAATGGTAGCGCAGATATTCACCGCGTTGGCTTAGGGGACATTATGAATTTTTCCCTGATGGCAAGCGATGTTAACGCAGCTAAACCACATCCCGCGCTATTTGAAGCCGCTTGTCAACGGGCTAATGCTTCCCCTGAAGAAGTTATCCATGTAGGCGATGATGAAGAATGCGACATTGCGGGCGCGTTAGCCATCGGTATGAAAGCAGTATGGATTAATCGCTCATACAAATCACCCTCAGGTAAATATCACCCCCATGCCATTATTAGCAATTTAGTCGAATTAGAACGCCTGTTAATCGAGTGGGAATAA